The following coding sequences lie in one Flavobacterium cyclinae genomic window:
- a CDS encoding OstA-like protein, with protein sequence MKNTFLYIAFLLLTVTLSLAQEKKKIIIENSDFVDMNQTEIPGAIVFTGNVKIIHNGVKMTCNKAYHFKDENYVKAFGNVQMNQGDTITMNSRYAEYNGNEELAYATGEVILRSPESTLTTDTVYFDKKNQQAFYNSFGTIRNKENTLKSKSGKYFVDQKKYKFITAVTVTNPESTINTNNLDYYENSGHAYVFGPSTINNKGNLIYTENGFYDTKNNIGKLSKNSKITLDNKIIEGDDLFYDRKKNYSRGINNVKITDTINKVIATGHYAELYRNAETKKDSMILTKRALVKTLVEKDTMYMHGKKIIVSGPKEDRIIKAFNNVRFYKTDMSGKCDSLWSSNKSELTKLIGRPILWNNDNQMTGDIMHLIGNNKTEELDSLKVLNNAFIIQKDSLSENGYNQIKGQNLYGKFFKNRLKEVDVVKNAEVIYYMYNDANEFIGINKTVCSKINLELEENKIDAITFFTKTDSHIYPESEFPENARKLRGFLWRGDERILTKEDIFPEDEIALDDKIQIEAKKKAIEAEQPMQILPETLDYDSKNKKEEKKSDKKLEVKKLELKKVKSNK encoded by the coding sequence TTGAAAAACACATTTTTATATATCGCCTTTTTATTGTTAACGGTAACTTTATCGTTAGCGCAAGAGAAGAAAAAAATTATCATTGAAAACTCAGATTTCGTTGATATGAATCAGACAGAAATCCCTGGAGCAATTGTCTTTACTGGAAATGTTAAGATAATTCACAATGGGGTGAAAATGACTTGTAATAAAGCCTATCATTTTAAAGACGAAAATTACGTTAAAGCATTCGGAAATGTTCAAATGAATCAAGGTGATACCATTACCATGAACAGCCGATATGCAGAGTATAATGGTAACGAAGAACTTGCATATGCAACGGGTGAAGTAATTTTACGTTCGCCAGAATCTACACTTACAACAGATACTGTTTACTTTGACAAAAAAAACCAACAAGCATTTTATAATTCTTTCGGCACAATTCGAAATAAGGAAAACACCTTAAAAAGTAAATCGGGAAAATATTTTGTTGACCAAAAAAAATACAAATTTATAACAGCAGTTACTGTTACTAACCCAGAAAGCACCATTAATACAAACAACCTTGATTATTACGAAAATTCTGGTCATGCTTATGTTTTTGGTCCTTCAACTATAAACAATAAAGGAAACCTCATTTATACTGAAAATGGTTTTTATGACACCAAAAACAACATAGGAAAACTTTCTAAAAACTCTAAAATCACACTTGACAACAAAATAATTGAAGGTGACGATTTGTTCTACGATCGTAAGAAAAATTATTCCAGAGGAATCAATAATGTGAAAATCACAGATACCATAAATAAGGTAATTGCTACTGGACATTATGCAGAGTTGTACCGAAATGCCGAAACCAAAAAAGACTCTATGATTTTAACCAAAAGAGCCTTGGTAAAAACATTAGTAGAAAAAGACACCATGTACATGCACGGTAAAAAAATTATCGTTTCTGGACCAAAAGAAGATCGAATAATAAAAGCTTTCAATAACGTACGTTTTTATAAAACCGATATGAGTGGCAAATGCGATTCCTTATGGTCTAGTAATAAATCTGAATTAACAAAATTAATAGGAAGACCAATACTTTGGAATAATGACAACCAAATGACAGGTGATATTATGCATCTTATTGGAAATAACAAAACCGAAGAATTAGATTCACTTAAAGTCCTAAATAATGCCTTTATAATTCAAAAAGACAGTTTAAGCGAAAATGGTTATAACCAAATTAAAGGGCAAAATTTATATGGCAAATTTTTTAAAAACAGACTCAAAGAAGTTGATGTAGTTAAAAATGCAGAAGTTATTTATTATATGTATAATGATGCTAATGAATTTATTGGAATTAACAAAACAGTTTGCAGCAAAATCAATTTAGAATTAGAAGAAAACAAAATTGATGCAATAACATTCTTTACCAAAACCGATAGTCACATTTATCCAGAAAGTGAATTTCCAGAAAACGCAAGAAAACTCAGAGGTTTTTTATGGCGTGGCGATGAACGAATTTTAACCAAAGAAGATATTTTTCCAGAAGACGAAATTGCCTTAGATGATAAAATTCAAATTGAAGCTAAAAAGAAAGCTATTGAGGCAGAACAACCAATGCAAATTTTACCTGAAACGTTAGATTACGATTCTAAAAACAAAAAAGAAGAAAAGAAATCGGATAAAAAACTAGAAGTAAAAAAACTAGAATTAAAAAAAGTAAAAAGTAATAAATAG